The following are encoded in a window of Acropora muricata isolate sample 2 chromosome 6, ASM3666990v1, whole genome shotgun sequence genomic DNA:
- the LOC136920936 gene encoding enoyl-CoA delta isomerase 1, mitochondrial-like isoform X2, which produces MAMLLQEVVCWAWHVLTASWLMDPRLVWWKQRLVFHNLAAVVGNGVAEKALLSSKRYTAQEALDVGLVDKVVPKDEVLAATKSQMEELTAFSARTLEITKKVMRRDAVETLENKREEDIKEFVDCVTDEEVQRAIGMQIERITKKK; this is translated from the exons AT GGCCATGCTCTTGCAGGAGGTTGTGTGCTGGGCTTGGCATGTGCTTACCGCATCATGGCTGATGGACCCACGATTGGTCTGGTGGAAACAGAGGCT GGTTTTCCATAATCTCGCTGCTGTAGTTGGAAATGGCGTGGCAGAGAAGGCATTGTTGAGTAGCAAACGGTACACTGCACAGGAGGCATTAGATGTAGGATTAGTGGACAAGGTTGTACCCAAAGATGAAGTTCTGGCAGCAACCAAATCTCAAATGGAGGAGTTAACTGCGTTTTCAG CGAGAACTCTTGAAATCACGAAAAAGGTCATGCGTAGAGATGCAGTGGAAACATTGGAAAACAAACGAGAAGAAGACATCAAGGAATTTGTTGACTGCGTAACAGATGAGGAAGTACAGAGAGCAATCGGAATGCAAATTGAGagaataacaaaaaagaaatag
- the LOC136920936 gene encoding enoyl-CoA delta isomerase 1, mitochondrial-like isoform X1, whose amino-acid sequence MWLRLYCSRLITVEAINEVVCWAWHVLTASWLMDPRLVWWKQRLVFHNLAAVVGNGVAEKALLSSKRYTAQEALDVGLVDKVVPKDEVLAATKSQMEELTAFSARTLEITKKVMRRDAVETLENKREEDIKEFVDCVTDEEVQRAIGMQIERITKKK is encoded by the exons ATGTGGCTTCGTTTGTATTGCTCCCGGCTCATAACAGTGGAAGCGATAAAT GAGGTTGTGTGCTGGGCTTGGCATGTGCTTACCGCATCATGGCTGATGGACCCACGATTGGTCTGGTGGAAACAGAGGCT GGTTTTCCATAATCTCGCTGCTGTAGTTGGAAATGGCGTGGCAGAGAAGGCATTGTTGAGTAGCAAACGGTACACTGCACAGGAGGCATTAGATGTAGGATTAGTGGACAAGGTTGTACCCAAAGATGAAGTTCTGGCAGCAACCAAATCTCAAATGGAGGAGTTAACTGCGTTTTCAG CGAGAACTCTTGAAATCACGAAAAAGGTCATGCGTAGAGATGCAGTGGAAACATTGGAAAACAAACGAGAAGAAGACATCAAGGAATTTGTTGACTGCGTAACAGATGAGGAAGTACAGAGAGCAATCGGAATGCAAATTGAGagaataacaaaaaagaaatag